One Antiquaquibacter oligotrophicus genomic region harbors:
- a CDS encoding chorismate mutase — protein MSQTPPPELASLRQSIDNIDAALVHLLAERFKFTQQVGVLKAATGLPASDPDREAVQVARLRALAEQSHLDPAFAEKFLNFIVAEVIHHHESIATGSVATRASEVDES, from the coding sequence ATGAGCCAGACGCCGCCCCCGGAACTCGCCTCCCTGCGCCAGAGCATCGACAACATCGACGCCGCTCTCGTGCATCTGCTCGCCGAACGATTCAAGTTCACTCAGCAGGTTGGCGTTTTGAAGGCCGCGACGGGCCTGCCCGCATCCGATCCGGACCGTGAAGCCGTGCAAGTCGCTCGACTGCGTGCGCTCGCCGAGCAGTCCCATCTGGACCCGGCTTTCGCGGAGAAGTTCCTGAACTTCATCGTGGCCGAGGTCATCCATCATCACGAGTCCATCGCCACCGGTTCTGTCGCGACGCGCGCGTCAGAGGTCGACGAGAGCTAG
- a CDS encoding GNAT family N-acetyltransferase gives MVAVRPQPRVIDGRFIRLEPLTRQLYPELFAAISTPEVFAGGYGGGPAGYRPTLDGFTEFADSYYALDRNNVYAVRLVDGRLVGTSTLGDFDEVRESAHLGWTAWAPDVWGTAVNPEAKLLILSEAFDNGFGRVKLQADALNTRSRGAITKLGAQFEGIVRRDQVRADGTWRDAAVYSILNDEWPDVRRGLIARLDAIEASATKGRLAP, from the coding sequence ATGGTAGCCGTGCGCCCCCAACCCCGCGTTATCGACGGTCGTTTCATCCGTCTAGAACCGTTGACGCGGCAACTCTATCCGGAGCTATTCGCCGCGATCAGCACCCCGGAGGTCTTTGCTGGCGGCTACGGGGGAGGCCCGGCGGGCTATCGACCAACGCTCGACGGCTTCACCGAGTTCGCCGACAGCTACTACGCGCTGGACCGCAACAACGTCTATGCAGTTCGCCTCGTCGACGGGCGTCTCGTGGGCACGTCCACCCTCGGCGATTTCGACGAAGTGCGGGAGAGCGCCCACCTCGGCTGGACCGCGTGGGCTCCGGATGTCTGGGGCACGGCCGTCAACCCCGAGGCCAAGCTCCTCATCCTCTCCGAGGCCTTCGACAACGGATTCGGGCGGGTGAAGCTCCAGGCGGATGCCCTCAACACGCGGTCGCGCGGAGCGATCACCAAACTCGGCGCGCAATTCGAGGGGATCGTTCGACGCGATCAGGTGCGCGCCGATGGAACCTGGCGAGACGCAGCGGTGTACTCGATCCTCAACGACGAGTGGCCGGACGTGCGGCGTGGGCTCATCGCGCGCCTCGATGCGATCGAGGCGTCAGCGACGAAAGGTAGATTGGCCCCATGA
- a CDS encoding adenylosuccinate synthase, whose amino-acid sequence MPAIVIIGAQWGDEGKGKATDLLADRIDYVVKFNGGNNAGHTVVIGDQKYALHLLPSGILTDGVVPVIGNGVVVDIEVLFDELSALTSRGLDVSKLVVSANAHVITQYHRTLDKVTERFLGKRQIGTTGRGIGPAYADKINRVGIRIQDLFDENILRQKVEGALHQKNHLLVKIYNRRAIAVDEVVDDLLSYADRLRPMVADTGLLLNQALDAGKTVVFEGGQATMLDVDHGTYPFVTSSNSTSGGAATGSGVAPNRIDRVIGIAKAYVTRVGAGPFPTELHDEWGEWLRTRGFEFGTTTGRPRRTGWYDAPIARYSARINGVTDYVLTKLDILTGLERIPVCVAYDVGGVRFDEVPVNQTDFHHAVPIYEEFPGWAEDISGARSFDDLPKNAQDYVLALEAMSGARISAIGVGPQRDAIVVRHDLLG is encoded by the coding sequence ATGCCCGCCATCGTCATCATCGGCGCCCAATGGGGCGACGAGGGTAAGGGAAAGGCGACGGACCTCCTCGCCGACCGAATCGACTACGTCGTCAAGTTCAACGGCGGCAACAACGCAGGCCACACCGTCGTCATCGGCGACCAGAAGTACGCGCTGCATCTCCTGCCGTCCGGAATTCTCACCGACGGTGTGGTGCCGGTGATCGGCAACGGCGTCGTCGTCGACATCGAAGTGCTCTTCGACGAGCTGAGTGCTCTCACCAGCCGGGGGCTGGATGTCTCGAAGCTCGTCGTCAGCGCGAACGCACACGTCATCACGCAGTACCACCGCACCCTCGACAAGGTCACGGAGCGGTTCCTCGGCAAGCGCCAGATCGGAACGACGGGGCGAGGCATTGGCCCGGCCTACGCAGACAAGATCAACCGTGTGGGCATCCGTATCCAGGATCTGTTCGACGAGAACATCCTGCGCCAGAAGGTGGAAGGTGCTCTGCACCAGAAGAACCACCTCCTCGTGAAGATCTACAACCGCCGCGCGATCGCGGTCGACGAGGTCGTGGACGACCTGCTCTCGTACGCCGACCGTCTTCGACCGATGGTCGCCGACACAGGACTGCTGCTCAATCAGGCGCTGGATGCCGGCAAGACAGTGGTCTTCGAGGGTGGACAGGCAACCATGCTCGACGTCGACCACGGCACGTACCCGTTCGTCACGTCGTCGAACTCGACGAGCGGCGGAGCTGCGACCGGATCGGGAGTCGCACCGAATCGCATCGATCGTGTCATCGGCATCGCGAAGGCGTACGTCACGCGTGTCGGTGCTGGTCCCTTCCCCACAGAGCTCCACGACGAGTGGGGCGAGTGGCTTCGCACGCGCGGTTTCGAATTCGGAACGACCACGGGTCGACCTCGGCGCACCGGTTGGTACGACGCACCGATCGCCCGTTACTCGGCCCGAATCAATGGCGTCACCGATTACGTGCTCACCAAGCTCGACATTCTCACCGGGCTCGAACGTATTCCCGTGTGTGTCGCCTACGACGTCGGCGGAGTTCGCTTCGACGAGGTGCCGGTCAACCAGACCGACTTCCACCACGCCGTCCCCATCTACGAGGAGTTCCCGGGGTGGGCGGAGGACATCTCCGGTGCGCGCAGCTTTGACGACCTGCCGAAGAACGCGCAGGACTACGTGCTCGCACTCGAAGCGATGAGCGGCGCCCGCATCTCTGCGATCGGTGTCGGGCCGCAGCGCGACGCCATCGTCGTGCGCCACGACCTGCTCGGCTGA
- a CDS encoding TrmH family RNA methyltransferase — translation MADDNPTPELSTHGVGPWQGEWPDDPRYDPELLRRGDTRNVVDQYRYWTMEAIVADLDTRRHTFHVAIENWQHDLNIGSIVRTANAFLADTVHIIGRRRWNRRGAMVTDRYQHVLHHPEIADFVAWAKERDLPIVAVDNLKGSVPIERTELPEACVLLFGQEGPGLTPEALAASDLAVEITQYGSTRSINASAAAAIVMHAWVRQHALPVD, via the coding sequence GTGGCCGACGACAACCCGACCCCCGAGCTCAGCACCCACGGGGTGGGGCCATGGCAGGGCGAGTGGCCGGATGACCCCCGCTACGATCCGGAACTGCTCCGGCGCGGCGACACACGCAACGTGGTCGACCAGTACCGCTACTGGACCATGGAGGCGATCGTCGCCGATCTGGACACGCGTCGTCACACTTTCCACGTCGCGATCGAGAACTGGCAGCACGATCTCAACATCGGGTCGATCGTGCGTACCGCAAACGCATTCCTCGCCGATACGGTGCACATCATCGGCCGCCGACGCTGGAACAGGCGTGGTGCGATGGTCACCGATCGTTACCAGCACGTGCTGCACCACCCCGAGATTGCCGACTTCGTCGCATGGGCGAAAGAGCGAGACCTGCCCATCGTCGCCGTCGATAACCTCAAGGGCAGCGTGCCGATCGAACGGACCGAGCTGCCGGAGGCGTGTGTGCTCCTCTTCGGTCAGGAGGGTCCCGGTCTCACCCCCGAGGCGCTCGCCGCGTCCGATCTCGCGGTTGAGATCACCCAGTACGGGTCGACACGCAGCATCAACGCATCCGCGGCCGCTGCGATCGTCATGCACGCCTGGGTCCGCCAGCACGCCCTTCCCGTAGACTGA
- a CDS encoding DNA-methyltransferase: MLEPWSPDGQSRVILGDNLEVVRELPDASFRLIYLDPPFNTGRTQSRQSITTTRNPNGGRTGFKGLQYDTVKGTLYGYDDRFADYWEFLEPRLAEAWRLLDEKGTLYLHLDFREAHYAKVALDALFGRECFLNEIIWAYDYGARATRKWPAKHDTILVYVKNPTLYYFDNESVDREPYMAPGLVTAEKAARGKLPTDVWWHTIVSPMGREKTGYATQKPEGILRRIVQASSAPGDWVLDFFAGSGTTGAVASALERRFVLVDANPDAIAIMRGRLPAQTQFIGG, translated from the coding sequence ATGCTCGAACCGTGGTCGCCCGATGGCCAGAGTCGTGTCATCCTGGGCGACAACCTCGAGGTCGTGCGCGAGCTGCCGGATGCCAGCTTCCGCCTCATCTACCTGGACCCTCCGTTCAATACGGGCAGAACCCAATCGCGCCAGAGCATCACGACAACACGAAACCCGAACGGAGGGCGGACGGGCTTCAAGGGTCTTCAGTACGACACCGTGAAGGGCACGCTGTACGGCTACGACGATCGCTTCGCAGACTATTGGGAGTTTCTCGAGCCGCGCCTGGCGGAGGCGTGGCGACTACTCGACGAGAAAGGCACCCTCTACCTGCACCTCGACTTCCGGGAAGCGCACTACGCAAAGGTTGCTCTCGACGCGCTGTTCGGGAGGGAGTGCTTTCTCAACGAGATCATCTGGGCCTACGACTACGGGGCCCGCGCAACTCGTAAGTGGCCGGCCAAACACGACACGATCCTCGTCTACGTGAAGAACCCCACATTGTACTACTTCGACAACGAGAGCGTCGACCGCGAACCGTACATGGCCCCCGGTCTCGTCACCGCTGAGAAGGCCGCGCGCGGCAAACTGCCGACCGACGTGTGGTGGCACACGATCGTGTCGCCCATGGGGCGCGAGAAGACGGGATACGCCACCCAGAAACCGGAGGGAATCCTTCGGCGTATCGTGCAGGCCTCAAGTGCTCCGGGCGATTGGGTTCTGGACTTCTTCGCGGGCAGTGGGACGACGGGAGCCGTGGCATCCGCCCTCGAGCGACGGTTTGTGCTCGTGGACGCCAATCCCGACGCGATTGCGATCATGCGCGGTCGGCTACCCGCGCAGACCCAGTTCATCGGTGGCTAG
- a CDS encoding HAD-IIA family hydrolase has protein sequence MANRSEIECWLTDMDGVLVHENNPIPGAAELLQQWRDEGKPYLVLTNNSIFTPRDLSARLKASGLVVPEESIWTSALATADFLKSQKPGGSAFVIGEAGITTALHEAGFIMTETDPDYVVIGETRNYSFEAITKAIRLIGDGSRFIVTNPDATGPSADGPLPATGAVAALITKATGKEPYVVGKPNPMMFRSAMNKIGAHSENTGMIGDRMDTDIVAGIEAGLHTILVLTGISDQAEINRYPFRPDEILTSVAELVSAEPIESEA, from the coding sequence ATGGCTAACCGCAGCGAGATCGAGTGCTGGCTGACCGACATGGACGGCGTTCTCGTCCACGAGAACAACCCCATCCCCGGGGCCGCAGAACTGCTTCAGCAGTGGCGCGATGAGGGCAAGCCCTACCTCGTGCTCACCAACAACTCGATCTTCACACCGCGCGATCTGAGTGCCCGACTGAAGGCGTCGGGACTTGTTGTGCCCGAGGAATCCATCTGGACTTCAGCGCTCGCGACCGCCGACTTCTTGAAGTCGCAGAAACCGGGCGGTAGCGCTTTTGTCATCGGAGAAGCCGGTATCACGACGGCCCTCCACGAGGCTGGCTTCATCATGACCGAGACCGATCCGGACTACGTGGTGATCGGCGAGACCCGCAATTACTCATTCGAGGCGATCACCAAGGCCATCCGCCTGATCGGCGACGGCTCCCGTTTTATTGTCACGAACCCGGATGCCACGGGCCCGAGCGCCGACGGACCGCTCCCCGCCACCGGCGCCGTCGCCGCCCTCATCACCAAGGCCACGGGCAAAGAGCCGTACGTTGTTGGCAAGCCGAACCCGATGATGTTCCGTTCTGCGATGAATAAGATCGGTGCCCACTCGGAGAACACCGGCATGATCGGCGATCGGATGGACACCGACATCGTCGCTGGCATCGAGGCCGGTCTCCACACGATTCTCGTGCTCACGGGTATCAGCGACCAGGCGGAGATCAACCGCTATCCGTTCCGACCGGACGAGATCCTCACGTCGGTTGCTGAACTCGTCTCGGCCGAACCGATCGAGTCAGAAGCCTAA
- the pyrE gene encoding orotate phosphoribosyltransferase, with protein MTDAKQQLIDFISADAVFHGDFTLTSGKKATYYVDLRKVSLDHRVAPLIGQVMLDLIKDVPDVSAVGGMTMGADPIASAILHQGAARGFSYDAFVVRKEPKDHGRGKQVEGPDLAGKRVIVLEDTSTTGGSPLAAIEALKKVGAEIAAVAVVVDRSTGARERIEAEGYPYFAAIGLDDLGLPR; from the coding sequence GTGACCGACGCCAAGCAGCAGCTCATCGACTTCATCTCCGCCGACGCCGTCTTCCACGGCGACTTCACGCTCACGAGCGGAAAAAAGGCGACCTACTACGTCGATTTGCGCAAGGTCAGCCTCGATCACCGCGTCGCACCGCTCATCGGCCAGGTCATGCTCGACCTCATCAAGGATGTTCCGGATGTCTCGGCCGTCGGTGGCATGACGATGGGTGCCGATCCCATCGCGTCCGCGATCCTCCACCAGGGTGCCGCGCGCGGATTCTCGTACGACGCCTTTGTGGTGCGCAAGGAGCCCAAGGACCACGGCCGCGGCAAGCAGGTAGAAGGCCCCGACCTTGCCGGCAAGCGTGTCATCGTGCTCGAGGACACCTCGACGACTGGCGGCTCGCCGCTGGCCGCTATCGAGGCGCTCAAGAAGGTGGGGGCGGAGATCGCCGCCGTCGCGGTTGTCGTCGATCGCAGCACCGGCGCGCGCGAGCGCATCGAAGCCGAAGGCTACCCGTACTTCGCCGCGATAGGACTCGACGACCTCGGGCTGCCTCGATGA
- a CDS encoding exodeoxyribonuclease III encodes MRVATWNVNSIRSRVGRVVDWLVREDVDVLAMQEIKCTEAQFPFAAFEEAGYEVELHGLNQWNGVAIASRLPIEDVAVGFEGAPGFGKPLDDGTLPLEARALGATVNGVRLWSLYVPNGRELDNPHYPYKLEWLAALAADTRAWIAANPEQPLALMGDFNIAPFDHDVWDIRVFAGKTHVSQPERDAFAALEAAGLTDAVRSRGIEGYTYWDYQQLRFPRNEGMRIDFILGSPAFDDLVTAARIDRDERKGDAPSDHVPVVVDLDLETEDDDDRPMFL; translated from the coding sequence ATGCGTGTAGCCACCTGGAACGTCAACTCGATCCGCAGTCGCGTCGGCCGGGTGGTGGATTGGCTCGTGCGCGAAGACGTCGACGTGCTGGCCATGCAGGAGATCAAGTGCACGGAGGCGCAATTCCCGTTCGCCGCATTCGAAGAGGCCGGGTACGAGGTCGAACTGCACGGTCTCAACCAGTGGAACGGTGTCGCGATCGCGAGCCGGCTGCCGATCGAGGATGTCGCCGTCGGCTTCGAGGGTGCACCGGGATTCGGCAAGCCGCTCGACGATGGCACGCTGCCCCTCGAGGCTCGCGCCCTCGGTGCGACGGTCAACGGTGTTCGCCTCTGGAGCCTGTACGTCCCCAATGGCCGCGAGCTCGACAACCCGCACTATCCGTACAAGCTCGAGTGGCTCGCGGCGCTCGCCGCAGACACGCGTGCGTGGATCGCCGCCAACCCCGAGCAGCCGCTCGCTCTCATGGGGGACTTCAACATCGCACCCTTCGACCACGACGTGTGGGACATCCGGGTCTTCGCCGGAAAGACCCACGTGAGCCAGCCCGAGCGTGATGCCTTCGCCGCGCTCGAGGCGGCGGGGCTCACGGATGCCGTGCGCTCCCGCGGCATTGAGGGCTACACGTACTGGGACTACCAGCAGCTTCGTTTCCCGCGCAATGAGGGCATGAGGATCGATTTCATCCTGGGCTCCCCCGCCTTCGATGACCTCGTGACGGCGGCCCGCATCGACCGCGACGAGCGTAAGGGCGACGCGCCGAGCGATCATGTTCCCGTCGTTGTCGACCTCGACCTCGAGACCGAGGATGACGACGACCGGCCGATGTTCCTCTGA
- a CDS encoding GntR family transcriptional regulator: protein MSTTQPKISSSPVVTRVVDQLLAEMMSGELAPGQHISDTELAARFGVSRTPVREALQRLRDVGLVEASASRFTRVAEVSPDLTDQAYTVWKALYAVLLEETIPVVGEETVALMVRDRDEFVAALPTVDGQRLATANFQFVTRLHSVSTNAVLVRSLVSVVHIVRLGSLYLPSPLDLGSLGEAQELLIDAARRNDVGRAREAMDVLASIQVPRS from the coding sequence ATGAGCACCACTCAGCCCAAAATCTCGTCGAGTCCGGTGGTCACCCGTGTGGTGGACCAGCTCCTCGCCGAGATGATGAGCGGAGAGCTCGCCCCCGGTCAGCACATCAGCGATACGGAACTCGCGGCGCGCTTCGGGGTGTCGCGCACTCCCGTACGGGAGGCGCTGCAGAGGCTTCGCGATGTCGGCTTGGTTGAGGCATCCGCGAGCCGCTTCACTCGAGTCGCCGAAGTTTCACCGGACCTCACTGACCAGGCTTACACGGTGTGGAAGGCCCTCTACGCGGTTCTGCTCGAGGAAACCATTCCCGTTGTCGGGGAGGAGACGGTCGCGCTCATGGTGCGCGACCGGGACGAATTCGTTGCTGCGCTACCCACGGTGGATGGGCAACGCCTAGCGACGGCGAACTTTCAGTTCGTCACTCGTCTGCATTCGGTCTCGACGAATGCGGTACTCGTTCGATCACTGGTGTCGGTTGTGCACATCGTGCGCCTGGGGAGCCTTTACCTACCCAGCCCGCTCGATCTCGGCAGTCTCGGAGAGGCGCAGGAACTCCTCATCGACGCCGCCCGCCGCAATGACGTGGGTCGGGCGCGGGAGGCCATGGACGTGCTGGCGTCCATCCAAGTTCCCCGCTCCTAG
- a CDS encoding DUF6421 family protein: MSRNQQAVLGEPEVLEDEVTGAWLDIKRAASELRTLQSHDGSIEDATAHPRAAALVARIRAALPTFSAALPHDADYLAALDTDFARWSDEGFGVPDFLDSLVAFQPQQHRVNGLRHLVVFPMYTQNGSSDRLVEAVFVEVIWPEFVAELEAGPYSNALFVPIRFIDFTEGYDTNSAVLFPETVAMRSIPTFTWGAIFADREAARFRRVVRGASEITKLELPEDAKRLLDDQRVAEETFVMWDLIHDRTHMRGDLPFDPFMIKQRMPYFLYSLEELRCDLTAFREAVRLVRDESTDELTRDRARLVQYAVIFDRIFRFAITGTRVRNYDGLGGQLLFAWLHQHHVLHWTDTALAIDWDQVPDVVVALSDAIDELYWESIDRPKVAHWLAAYDLVAGTLTPHPASRWARGLPDDVLAGLPKGYTDAVLDDEFPLSMFYEALSKKMADVIESTKGITPAMLQD; this comes from the coding sequence ATGTCGCGCAACCAGCAGGCCGTACTAGGAGAACCCGAGGTACTCGAGGACGAGGTCACCGGCGCGTGGCTCGACATCAAGAGGGCAGCATCCGAGCTCCGCACGCTGCAGTCGCATGACGGCAGCATCGAGGATGCAACAGCCCACCCCCGCGCGGCGGCCCTCGTCGCCCGCATCCGCGCCGCCCTGCCGACGTTCTCGGCTGCGCTCCCCCACGACGCGGACTACCTGGCCGCGCTCGATACCGACTTCGCGCGCTGGTCGGATGAAGGCTTCGGCGTTCCCGACTTCCTCGATTCGCTCGTGGCGTTCCAGCCGCAGCAGCACCGCGTCAACGGTCTGCGCCACCTCGTGGTGTTTCCGATGTACACCCAGAACGGGTCATCCGATCGCCTCGTCGAGGCCGTGTTCGTCGAGGTGATCTGGCCGGAGTTCGTCGCCGAGCTGGAAGCCGGGCCGTACTCGAACGCGCTGTTCGTGCCGATTCGGTTCATCGATTTCACCGAGGGGTACGACACCAACTCTGCGGTGCTCTTCCCGGAGACGGTAGCGATGAGGTCGATCCCGACCTTCACCTGGGGAGCGATCTTTGCCGATCGCGAAGCCGCACGGTTCCGTCGGGTGGTGAGGGGGGCATCCGAGATCACCAAACTCGAGCTGCCAGAGGACGCCAAGCGCCTGCTCGACGACCAGCGCGTCGCCGAGGAGACGTTCGTGATGTGGGATCTCATCCACGATCGCACCCACATGCGCGGCGACCTGCCGTTCGACCCGTTCATGATCAAGCAGCGGATGCCGTACTTCTTGTACTCGCTCGAAGAGCTGCGCTGCGATCTCACCGCCTTCCGCGAGGCCGTGCGACTCGTGCGGGATGAGAGCACGGACGAGCTGACCCGCGACCGGGCCCGCCTTGTGCAGTACGCCGTGATCTTCGACCGCATCTTCCGCTTCGCGATCACGGGAACCCGTGTGCGCAATTACGACGGGCTCGGCGGTCAGCTGCTGTTCGCGTGGCTGCACCAGCACCACGTGCTGCACTGGACCGATACGGCGCTCGCGATCGACTGGGACCAGGTGCCCGACGTTGTGGTGGCGCTCTCCGACGCGATCGACGAGCTGTACTGGGAGTCGATCGACCGACCCAAGGTCGCGCACTGGCTTGCCGCCTACGATCTCGTCGCCGGCACGCTCACACCGCACCCTGCATCTCGGTGGGCGCGGGGGCTTCCGGATGATGTGCTCGCGGGTCTCCCCAAGGGCTACACGGATGCCGTGCTCGACGACGAGTTCCCCCTGTCGATGTTCTACGAGGCGCTGTCCAAGAAGATGGCCGACGTGATCGAGTCGACCAAGGGGATCACGCCGGCCATGCTGCAAGACTGA
- a CDS encoding threonine aldolase family protein yields MTRLHDPNYRGFASDNYASAHPAVLDALVEANGGHQIAYGEDVYTARLQEVMRGHFGPTAEAWPVFNGTGANVTALTSVLPRWGAVIATSTAHIHTDENAAPERVSGLKLLTVDTPDGKLTPELIASEAWGWGDEHRAQPLAVSITQTTELGTLYTPDEVRAIADYAHERGMVLHMDGARISNAAAALGTGFGEFTSEVGVDILSFGGTKNGLVFGEAIVVLSAAASDGLVYLRKLNMQLASKMRFVSAQLIALLEGDLWLRSASHANAMAARLRSALEDAALPGLEFTQATQANAVFATLPPGAADRLREKFRFYDWDPARGEVRWMTAWDTAEADIDAFVAAVTAELRA; encoded by the coding sequence ATGACGCGACTGCACGATCCGAATTATCGCGGGTTCGCGAGTGACAATTACGCTAGTGCCCACCCGGCCGTTCTCGACGCCCTCGTCGAGGCCAACGGCGGGCACCAGATCGCCTACGGCGAAGACGTGTACACCGCGCGACTCCAGGAAGTCATGCGTGGGCACTTCGGGCCCACCGCGGAGGCGTGGCCCGTGTTCAACGGCACGGGCGCGAACGTCACGGCGCTCACGAGCGTGCTGCCGCGGTGGGGCGCGGTCATCGCGACGTCGACCGCCCACATCCACACCGACGAGAACGCGGCACCCGAGCGGGTGTCTGGGCTCAAGCTGCTCACGGTGGACACCCCCGACGGCAAGCTCACCCCCGAACTCATCGCCTCCGAGGCGTGGGGCTGGGGCGACGAGCATCGTGCCCAGCCGCTCGCTGTGAGCATCACGCAGACCACCGAACTCGGCACCCTGTACACACCGGACGAGGTGCGCGCGATCGCCGACTACGCGCACGAGCGCGGCATGGTGCTGCACATGGACGGAGCACGGATCTCAAACGCAGCGGCCGCGTTGGGAACGGGGTTCGGTGAGTTCACGTCCGAGGTTGGCGTGGATATCCTCAGCTTCGGGGGGACCAAGAACGGGCTCGTGTTCGGGGAAGCCATCGTGGTGCTTAGTGCCGCGGCATCCGACGGCCTCGTGTACTTGCGCAAGCTCAACATGCAGCTCGCGTCGAAGATGCGGTTCGTCTCGGCGCAGCTCATCGCGTTGCTCGAGGGCGACCTGTGGCTGCGGTCGGCGTCGCACGCGAACGCGATGGCGGCGCGACTGCGGTCGGCGTTGGAGGATGCTGCGCTGCCGGGCCTGGAGTTCACGCAAGCGACGCAGGCCAACGCCGTGTTCGCGACACTCCCTCCGGGGGCCGCCGACCGGTTGCGCGAGAAGTTCCGTTTCTACGACTGGGACCCGGCACGCGGCGAGGTGCGCTGGATGACCGCGTGGGACACCGCGGAGGCAGACATCGATGCGTTCGTGGCCGCGGTTACGGCGGAGCTGCGGGCCTAG
- a CDS encoding zinc-dependent alcohol dehydrogenase family protein, translating to MRATVIHAPHDIRSEEVPDPTLVKPTDAIVRVSAACVCGSDLWPYRGVTPTTKPRRIGHEFVGIVEQVGDEVTAVKPGDFVIAPFYWCDMTCINCRHGVSTSCLHGGWWGAPDRNGDFVDGAQGEIVRVPLADGTLVATPGMPAPDLIPSLLTLADVMGTGHHAAVSAGVGAGSTVVVVGDGAVGLCAVLAAKRLGASRIVAMSRHADRQAIAREFGATDIVEERGAEGIKQIKELFDGVGPDCVLECVGTAESMDQALRSARPGGMVGYVGVPNGGAELPIQTMFGTNVGANGGVAPVRNYIEELLPEVLDGTLNPGRVFDLELPLSEAAEAYAAMDERRATKVLLRP from the coding sequence ATGCGCGCTACCGTCATCCACGCCCCGCACGACATCCGCAGCGAAGAGGTGCCCGACCCGACACTCGTGAAGCCCACCGACGCGATCGTGCGTGTGAGCGCCGCGTGCGTGTGCGGCTCCGACCTGTGGCCCTACCGCGGGGTGACCCCGACAACGAAACCGCGGCGCATCGGGCACGAGTTTGTCGGCATCGTCGAGCAGGTCGGCGACGAGGTTACGGCCGTGAAGCCGGGGGACTTCGTGATCGCCCCCTTCTACTGGTGCGACATGACGTGCATCAACTGCCGCCACGGCGTGAGCACGAGCTGCCTGCACGGCGGTTGGTGGGGCGCACCCGACCGCAACGGCGACTTTGTCGACGGCGCGCAGGGTGAGATCGTTCGGGTTCCGCTCGCCGATGGCACGCTCGTGGCGACCCCCGGGATGCCCGCACCCGACCTCATTCCGAGCCTCCTGACACTCGCGGATGTCATGGGCACGGGTCACCACGCGGCGGTGTCCGCCGGCGTGGGCGCGGGCAGCACCGTGGTTGTCGTCGGCGACGGGGCCGTCGGGCTGTGCGCGGTGCTTGCCGCGAAGCGGCTCGGGGCATCCCGCATCGTCGCCATGTCGCGGCACGCCGACCGCCAGGCGATCGCTCGTGAGTTCGGTGCAACCGACATCGTGGAGGAGCGGGGCGCCGAGGGCATCAAGCAAATCAAGGAGCTGTTCGACGGTGTCGGGCCGGACTGTGTGCTCGAGTGCGTCGGGACCGCAGAGTCCATGGACCAGGCGCTGCGCTCGGCGCGGCCCGGCGGCATGGTCGGGTACGTCGGCGTTCCGAACGGCGGTGCTGAACTGCCGATCCAGACGATGTTCGGCACCAATGTGGGCGCGAACGGCGGCGTCGCCCCCGTGCGCAACTACATCGAGGAGCTGCTGCCCGAGGTGCTCGACGGCACGCTCAACCCGGGTCGCGTCTTCGACCTGGAGCTTCCGCTGTCGGAGGCCGCCGAGGCCTACGCTGCGATGGATGAGCGCCGCGCCACCAAGGTGCTCCTGCGTCCGTAG